A window of Microcystis aeruginosa FD4 contains these coding sequences:
- a CDS encoding Crp/Fnr family transcriptional regulator → MEEKRYPAEKSAEIQKLLDTATLFVGLPPETLAQVTSHAVTRTHPANRAILLENDWGGSVYFILDGWVKIRTYDIEGREVTLNIVGKGEIVGEMAALDESTRSTDAITLTTATISSIPAQDFVNLLKSEPLAGIRLSQLMAKRLRQLNRRLRLREANSLSRVADTLLFLAEGQGQKSGQGTIIPNLPHRELSGMSGLARETVTRSLTKLQKKGLIQRQQESLCIPDLAALGRAIS, encoded by the coding sequence ATGGAAGAAAAACGCTATCCTGCCGAAAAATCAGCAGAAATTCAAAAATTATTAGATACAGCCACTTTATTTGTCGGTTTACCCCCTGAAACCCTCGCTCAAGTTACTTCTCATGCTGTCACCCGCACTCATCCTGCTAATCGGGCGATTTTATTAGAAAATGATTGGGGTGGTTCGGTTTACTTTATTCTGGATGGTTGGGTGAAAATTCGTACTTACGATATAGAGGGTAGAGAAGTCACCTTAAATATCGTCGGTAAAGGGGAAATAGTCGGAGAAATGGCCGCTTTAGACGAATCTACCCGCTCCACCGATGCTATCACCTTAACCACGGCCACAATTAGCAGTATTCCCGCCCAAGATTTTGTTAATCTGCTCAAATCGGAACCTTTAGCGGGAATTCGTCTTTCTCAGTTAATGGCCAAGCGTTTGCGTCAACTTAACCGGCGTTTACGTTTACGGGAGGCCAATAGTCTCTCCAGGGTCGCCGATACTTTACTCTTTTTAGCCGAAGGTCAAGGACAAAAAAGCGGCCAGGGTACGATAATTCCCAATTTACCTCACCGGGAATTGAGTGGTATGAGTGGCCTGGCCCGGGAAACCGTAACCCGATCTCTGACCAAATTGCAGAAAAAAGGCCTGATTCAACGACAGCAGGAATCTCTCTGTATTCCCGATCTAGCCGCTTTAGGAAGAGCGATATCCTAA
- a CDS encoding glycerol-3-phosphate acyltransferase yields the protein MREIWGSLFIFLVCPIIGGLPLIDWINYLVTGRKLSQLGTGNIGVTAAFYHGGKLVGILAVISEAAKGIIVIFLTRVFFPTGSSWELLALIALVMGRYWLGKGAGTTNVFWGLIVHDFVAVFLTLIISGISFTIFREKSTGRLVGLFLLALILTLRRPHDSGYIITAIALACLLGAIFQKIADDLDLPEASVNNESKTMFRFFRGDRSLQTLDDNLAASKVGQKAATLAYLKRAGYPIPRGWILPPGDDPQPLIESLNPDLNHPLVVRSSAIGEDSETASSAGQYTTILNVIDQENLAAAILSCQTSYNSPNAVHYRLDRGQENTAMAVLIQEQIRGVFSGVAFSRDPINPLSLDVVIEALPGDATRVVSGRITPESYRVNLEENIIIGAGDIPPAIIQQVANLCRQLETLDHGIPQDIEWTHDGQKLWLLQCRPITNLQPIWTRKIAAEVIPGVIRPLPWSINRPLTCGVWADIFRLVLDKKALDLDFNETATLHYQRAYFNASLLGTIFRRMGLPPESLEFLTKGAKFTKPPLTATLANSPGLLKLLGRELQLEKDFSQEQKNYFLPTLEKINVTSLEALSSGEILGQIEEILTVLKKATYYSILAPLSFALRRSISRVPFEKLDNSQAPEIASMRSLYELRKNTINRDFDSAFSLWLETYGYLSEVGTDISIPRWRENPPYLLQLPLDSLGNNSHKKVKSSHNVQKRLNIKNQVTEIYSRLLAHLRWHFLALETLWLQQQILSETGDIFYLNYSEVTQLGQNNKIANLNQIIHQRRQQFQENSQLTDIPYIVYGQPPKREFLVSNLTAKKRLQGIAASGGTVEGRVKIMPTLQNLEIAPNTILVIPYTDSGWSPLLSQAVGIIAEVGGQLSHGAIIAREYGIPAVMDVHNAMKLLKDGQSIRLDGSQGIIEIL from the coding sequence ATGAGAGAAATTTGGGGATCCCTATTTATTTTTTTAGTCTGTCCTATAATCGGGGGACTGCCTCTGATCGATTGGATAAATTATCTAGTAACCGGACGTAAATTATCCCAATTAGGGACTGGTAATATCGGTGTAACTGCTGCCTTTTACCACGGAGGAAAATTAGTGGGAATTTTAGCAGTAATTTCGGAAGCAGCCAAGGGAATTATCGTTATTTTCCTAACCCGTGTCTTTTTTCCCACCGGCTCCTCTTGGGAATTATTAGCTTTAATTGCCTTAGTTATGGGGCGCTATTGGTTAGGAAAAGGCGCGGGAACTACTAATGTTTTCTGGGGATTAATTGTTCACGATTTTGTCGCTGTTTTTCTCACCTTAATTATCAGTGGGATTAGCTTTACTATTTTTCGGGAAAAATCTACGGGTAGATTGGTAGGATTATTTTTATTAGCTTTAATTCTCACCTTGCGCCGTCCCCACGATTCAGGTTATATTATAACTGCCATTGCTTTAGCCTGTTTATTAGGGGCAATTTTTCAAAAAATAGCCGACGATTTAGACTTACCTGAAGCAAGTGTTAACAATGAATCAAAAACTATGTTTCGTTTTTTTCGTGGAGATCGATCGCTCCAAACTCTTGATGACAATCTGGCAGCTTCAAAAGTGGGACAAAAAGCCGCCACTTTAGCCTATCTTAAGCGTGCCGGTTATCCCATTCCTCGGGGTTGGATTTTACCACCAGGGGATGATCCACAACCGTTAATAGAATCTCTTAATCCTGATCTTAATCATCCCTTAGTAGTGCGATCTTCCGCTATTGGAGAAGATAGTGAAACCGCTTCATCTGCGGGACAATATACGACAATTCTTAACGTCATCGATCAAGAAAATTTAGCGGCGGCGATTTTGAGTTGCCAAACCTCCTATAATAGTCCTAATGCTGTTCATTATCGACTCGATCGAGGTCAAGAAAACACGGCCATGGCTGTGTTAATTCAAGAACAAATTCGAGGAGTTTTTTCGGGAGTTGCCTTCAGTCGTGATCCGATTAATCCTCTCAGTTTAGATGTAGTTATTGAAGCTTTACCCGGAGATGCCACCAGAGTTGTATCGGGAAGAATCACTCCCGAAAGTTATCGAGTTAATTTAGAAGAAAACATCATCATCGGAGCGGGAGATATTCCCCCGGCTATTATTCAACAGGTAGCTAATCTTTGTCGGCAATTAGAAACCCTTGATCATGGCATTCCCCAAGATATAGAATGGACTCATGACGGACAAAAATTATGGTTATTACAGTGCCGTCCTATCACTAATTTACAGCCAATTTGGACAAGAAAAATCGCAGCTGAAGTTATCCCCGGAGTGATTCGTCCGCTGCCTTGGTCAATTAATCGTCCTTTAACCTGTGGAGTTTGGGCAGATATTTTTCGGTTAGTTTTAGACAAAAAAGCCCTCGATTTGGATTTCAATGAAACAGCGACTTTACACTATCAAAGAGCCTATTTTAATGCTTCTTTATTAGGAACCATTTTCCGTCGCATGGGATTACCTCCAGAAAGCTTAGAATTCCTGACCAAAGGGGCAAAGTTTACCAAACCACCTTTAACGGCAACCTTGGCTAATTCGCCAGGTTTATTGAAACTTTTAGGACGGGAATTACAGTTAGAAAAAGACTTTAGCCAAGAGCAAAAAAACTATTTTCTCCCGACGCTCGAAAAAATTAACGTTACTTCCCTAGAAGCTTTATCTTCTGGGGAAATTTTAGGGCAAATTGAAGAAATTTTAACCGTCTTAAAAAAAGCCACCTATTATAGTATTCTTGCCCCCCTTAGCTTCGCTTTGCGTCGCAGTATTTCGCGAGTACCTTTTGAGAAATTGGATAACTCCCAAGCACCAGAAATAGCCTCAATGCGATCGCTATATGAACTAAGAAAAAATACGATCAATCGAGATTTTGACTCAGCTTTTTCCCTCTGGTTAGAAACCTACGGTTATTTAAGCGAAGTAGGAACCGATATTTCGATACCGAGATGGCGAGAAAATCCCCCATATCTGCTACAACTACCCTTAGATAGTCTAGGCAATAATAGCCATAAAAAAGTCAAATCTTCCCACAATGTCCAAAAAAGATTAAATATCAAAAACCAAGTGACTGAAATTTACTCCCGTCTTTTAGCTCACCTACGCTGGCATTTTCTCGCTTTGGAAACCCTCTGGTTACAGCAGCAAATATTATCGGAGACGGGAGATATATTTTATCTAAACTACTCAGAAGTTACCCAGTTAGGTCAGAATAATAAAATCGCCAATCTTAACCAGATTATCCACCAGCGTCGCCAACAATTCCAAGAAAACTCTCAATTAACCGATATTCCCTATATCGTCTATGGACAACCACCGAAAAGAGAATTTTTAGTTTCAAATTTAACTGCCAAAAAACGCTTACAGGGAATTGCCGCTAGTGGGGGGACAGTGGAGGGACGAGTCAAAATTATGCCCACCTTACAAAATCTAGAAATTGCCCCTAATACTATTCTCGTTATTCCCTATACTGACTCAGGATGGTCCCCTTTATTATCCCAGGCTGTGGGCATTATTGCCGAGGTGGGGGGACAATTATCCCATGGTGCTATTATTGCCAGAGAATACGGAATTCCGGCGGTTATGGATGTACATAATGCCATGAAATTGTTAAAAGATGGTCAATCAATTCGTCTCGATGGCAGTCAAGGAATTATTGAAATTCTCTAG
- a CDS encoding helix-turn-helix domain-containing protein, with the protein MFIFDNKTNILINSQELTFKSEYCCNFSHYFQSREFLDLDALQLSGDHFEGYLSRIITNEVMLELSQRNCLTNVAGVIHSKMWVFAIPVQVNSVFFQNLYSLENNYLGIVPPKSEISVFQHPFSNRFQLYVHDNYLQQLCQTLELPEAKKFLNASASSIVICPSEKIRHLQQSCQQLYQMLFNLNRQQISEQRKALRLNFVRQQLKEEIVKDFLLTLAVTKDIKPPKNTIRRTSILKKAEEMMRKNLRSDLTIPTICQDLEVSQRTLEYIFKDFYQMSPYNYFKLLRLNALNQSINQNNQPKLIHEIAEELGFFHRGYLASDYKKLFGYFPSET; encoded by the coding sequence ATGTTTATTTTTGACAATAAAACCAATATTTTAATTAATTCTCAGGAATTAACTTTTAAAAGTGAATATTGTTGTAACTTTTCTCATTATTTTCAGAGTCGAGAATTTCTCGACTTAGATGCTTTACAACTCAGTGGTGATCATTTTGAAGGGTATCTTTCAAGGATCATCACCAATGAAGTGATGTTAGAGTTATCTCAACGTAATTGTTTAACGAATGTTGCGGGAGTAATTCATTCTAAAATGTGGGTTTTTGCGATTCCTGTTCAGGTGAATTCTGTCTTCTTCCAAAATTTGTACTCATTGGAAAATAACTATCTGGGGATTGTTCCCCCTAAATCAGAAATTTCCGTTTTTCAACATCCTTTTTCCAATCGTTTTCAGCTTTACGTTCATGATAATTATCTGCAGCAATTGTGCCAAACTTTAGAGCTACCAGAAGCGAAAAAGTTTTTAAATGCTTCCGCTTCTTCTATTGTGATTTGCCCATCGGAAAAAATTCGTCATCTCCAACAATCTTGTCAGCAACTTTATCAAATGCTATTTAATTTAAATCGCCAACAAATATCTGAGCAAAGAAAAGCATTAAGATTGAATTTTGTTAGGCAACAATTAAAAGAAGAAATTGTCAAAGATTTTCTTTTGACTTTAGCAGTAACCAAAGATATTAAACCTCCTAAAAACACTATCAGACGCACCTCTATCCTCAAAAAAGCCGAAGAAATGATGAGAAAAAATCTGCGTTCTGATCTTACTATTCCAACGATTTGTCAAGACTTAGAAGTAAGTCAACGCACCTTAGAATATATATTTAAAGACTTCTATCAAATGTCTCCTTACAATTATTTTAAATTGCTTCGTCTTAATGCTTTAAATCAATCTATTAACCAAAATAATCAGCCAAAATTAATTCATGAAATTGCTGAAGAATTAGGCTTTTTTCACCGAGGATATCTGGCATCTGATTATAAAAAACTGTTTGGTTACTTCCCCTCTGAAACCTAA